From the Sebastes fasciatus isolate fSebFas1 chromosome 3, fSebFas1.pri, whole genome shotgun sequence genome, one window contains:
- the gprin3b gene encoding uncharacterized protein gprin3b, whose translation MGTNPKRTVTVQMVPQLAVVDTLGNKEPNANWAKEPNLKLSQVCPKPTLTSPDHKQDNSSLTASPANAIPHTQNTASKGSEPVSSTVSDKPVPTNGNQTKSELVTGGDQQMREPSLTGRGVGEAGGDQRDSNANMKMLSLADEKDICKAGVSPALSAPKVDMQTNDCRIKGPSVAEEECATLTSSATAREDSNKNVTPNNKNLNIACEVTHTASEPQHNNKGSILAPKDTAVPQKSPDHIHSRSQTSVSLQETAKQSVEITAAPLTPPSKSKDAEAGFTNKTSSSTHPEKDLPPVKKPQVSSDKHQPASSQTDSSTLPQATQNMPADGQEAEEASQTDTAVFEGQQQHGKLYREASTMTSSSSTPVKQRHNMEVQAVASTCSKAVATSPSLLPFAVPRRPSGGAVPREATQSLAVVYQVDGGVGLHQMSSLSTDPRSERLTVEAEMCPNQNAGVVFHSEQDKRLGAKPKESALCNTQPVYQINIEHGNHKEQGETGSSQNKAGVQKSAAKTATDKAPSLKSGAPPETAGVPNAVLPKAAVTTKPSQSLLTTTATNTKSKPEPTKKKAESPKKKAKAGKAQKKETKSGKQKIELERKEEDEQKGKNVHDVVWDEQGMTWEVYGASVDPESLGFAIQSHLQCKIKEQERKLIARTSFRKSVDSPGNGRKNKRRQQNIFRSMLQNVRRPNCCVHPPPSSVLE comes from the coding sequence ATGGGAACTAACCCAAAAAGGACAGTGACAGTCCAGATGGTGCCTCAGCTGGCTGTGGTGGACACGCTGGGCAATAAGGAGCCGAATGCCAACTGGGCTAAAGAGCCCAACCTCAAACTCTCTCAGGTTTGTCCAAAACCCACCCTCACATCTCCTGACCACAAACAGGATAACTCATCTCTGACTGCTTCTCCCGCTAACGCCATCCCAcacacccaaaacacagcttCCAAGGGAAGCGAACCAGTTAGCAGCACCGTGTCAGACAAACCAGTACCGACTAATGGGAACCAGACAAAGTCAGAACTTGTGACGGGTGGAGACCAACAGATGCGAGAGCCATCTCTAACAGGCCGAGGTGTGGGTGAGGCGGGGGGCGACCAGAGGGATTCTAACGCAAACATGAAAATGTTAAGCCTGGCTGATGAAAAGGATATCTGTAAGGCCGGTGTGTCGCCTGCTCTTTCAGCGCCAAAGGTCGACATGCAGACCAATGACTGCAGAATAAAAGGGCCAAGTGTAGCAGAGGAGGAGTGTGCAACGCTGACATCCTCGGCCACTGCACGAGAGGACAGCAATAAAAATGTTACTCCAAATAATAAAAATCTTAACATCGCCTGTGAAGTAACGCATACGGCGTCTGAACCACAACACAATAATAAAGGGAGTATTTTAGCTCCCAAAGACACAGCTGTGCCACAGAAATCTCCTGATCATATACATAGCCGCTCACAAACCTCTGTGAGTCTGCAAGAGACAGCTAAACAGAGTGTGGAAATTACTGCAGCTCCTCTAACACCTCCATCTAAGAGCAAAGATGCAGAGGCTGGGTTTACAAATAAGACTTCAAGTTCAACACATCCAGAGAAGGATTTGCCACCAGTAAAGAAACCACAGGTCTCCTCAGATAAACATCAGCCAGCGTCCTCACAGACGGACTCCTCCACTCTGCCCCAGGCTACACAGAACATGCCGGCAGATGGGCAGGAGGCTGAGGAAGCCAGCCAGACTGACACAGCTGTCTTTgaagggcagcagcagcacggcAAGCTGTACAGGGAAGCTTCCACGATGACTTCATCGTCGTCCACCCCAGTCAAGCAGCGTCATAATATGGAGGTTCAAGCGGTGGCGAGCACGTGCAGTAAGGCCGTGGCCACGAGTCCGAGCCTGCTGCCGTTCGCCGTGCCTCGCAGGCCGAGCGGTGGCGCGGTCCCCAGGGAGGCCACGCAGAGCCTGGCTGTGGTCTACCAGGTCGACGGGGGTGTGGGGCTACATCAGATGAGTTCTCTATCTACTGATCCAAGGTCAGAGAGACTCACTGTCGAGGCGGAGATGTGCCCCAACCAGAATGCCGGCGTGGTTTTTCACTCAGAGCAAGACAAAAGGCTCGGAGCAAAGCCTAAAGAGTCAGCTCTCTGCAACACCCAGCCAGTTTATCAAATCAACATTGAACACGGCAACCACAAGGAGCAAGGAGAGACAGGTAGCTCCCAAAATAAAGCAGGAGTTCAGAAATCTGCAGCGAAAACAGCCACCGACAAAGCTCCCTCTCTCAAATCAGGAGCACCCCCAGAGACGGCCGGTGTTCCCAATGCTGTGCTCCCTAAGGCAGCTGTTACAACCAAGCCCAGCCAATCCCTgctaacaacaacagcaacgaACACCAAATCAAAGCCAGAaccaactaaaaaaaaagccGAAAGTCCCAAAAAAAAGGCTAAAGCCGGAAAAGCCCAGAAGAAGGAGACAAAGTCGGGCAAACAGAAGATAGAactggagaggaaggaggaagatgagCAGAAAGGAAAGAACGTCCACGATGTCGTCTGGGACGAACAGGGGATGACTTGGGAGGTCTACGGGGCTTCTGTGGACCCAGAATCCCTCGGTTTTGCCATTCAGAGCCACTTGCAGTGCAAAATCAAGGAGCAAGAGAGGAAATTGATCGCCCGGACCTCCTTCCGAAAGTCAGTTGACTCGCCGGGAAACGGAAGGAAGAACAAAAGGAGGCAGCAGAACATTTTCAGGTCAATGCTGCAAAATGTCAGACGGCCCAACTGCTGCGTGCATCCCCCTCCCTCTTCCGTCCTTGAGTAG